A region from the Nostoc sp. HK-01 genome encodes:
- a CDS encoding two-component hybrid sensor and regulator produces the protein MITEALLKPMHILLVDDNPNNLKVLSEAIKGCGWKALMATDGESAIEQTEYAHPDLILLDVMMPGLDGFETCRRLKANDITQSIPVIFMTALSDATDKVKGLEIGAVDYITKPFQQEEVIARLKLHLKISHLTRTLEQRVQERTAELTHSIQQLQQTQLQLIQSEKMSTLGQLVAGIGHEINNPIGFISGNCTYIEQYVNDLFRLVNLQQHKLSEPDPELEELMEEIDLEYLVEDLPKLLLSMHQGIDRLKDISLSLRTFARADISSKIKFQIHEGLDSTIMLLKHRLKDQGDRPKIEVVTKYSELPPITCYPGQLNQVFMNIIANAIDAFDDLHQNASKQKIAPCQYTITITTSVDEQQQTVTICIEDNALGMPPEVQARIFEPSFTTKPVGKGTGLGLAISYQIIVDKHNGHIRCSSISGQGTKFVITLPI, from the coding sequence ATGATCACTGAAGCTCTTTTGAAACCAATGCACATATTATTGGTGGACGATAATCCCAATAATTTGAAGGTGCTATCTGAAGCGATTAAGGGATGTGGTTGGAAAGCACTGATGGCGACGGATGGCGAGTCAGCGATTGAACAAACAGAATACGCTCATCCCGATTTAATTCTCCTTGATGTGATGATGCCAGGTCTTGATGGATTTGAAACTTGTCGCAGGCTGAAAGCTAATGATATCACTCAGAGTATTCCTGTCATTTTTATGACTGCCTTGTCTGATGCTACAGACAAAGTGAAAGGACTGGAAATTGGCGCAGTTGACTACATTACCAAACCTTTTCAACAAGAAGAAGTCATTGCTCGACTCAAGTTACATCTAAAAATATCCCATCTGACGCGCACATTGGAACAGCGGGTGCAAGAACGTACCGCGGAATTAACCCATTCTATACAACAGTTACAACAAACCCAATTGCAATTAATCCAGAGTGAGAAAATGTCTACTCTGGGACAGCTTGTTGCGGGTATAGGTCATGAAATTAATAACCCAATTGGTTTTATTAGTGGCAACTGCACTTATATTGAGCAATATGTAAATGATCTTTTTCGTTTGGTGAATCTGCAACAGCACAAGTTATCAGAGCCTGATCCCGAACTAGAAGAACTGATGGAAGAAATTGACTTAGAGTATCTAGTTGAGGATTTACCAAAACTTCTCTTATCAATGCACCAGGGAATTGATCGTCTCAAAGACATCAGCCTATCTTTGAGAACTTTTGCTCGTGCCGATATTTCATCTAAGATCAAGTTTCAAATTCATGAAGGACTGGATAGTACGATTATGCTATTAAAACATCGCCTTAAAGACCAAGGCGATCGCCCTAAAATCGAAGTTGTTACAAAATACAGTGAGTTACCCCCAATTACTTGCTATCCCGGACAACTGAATCAAGTGTTTATGAATATTATTGCTAATGCTATTGATGCCTTTGATGACCTGCATCAAAACGCCTCAAAACAGAAGATAGCCCCTTGTCAATACACGATCACGATTACTACATCGGTTGATGAGCAGCAACAAACAGTGACAATTTGTATCGAAGATAATGCTTTAGGTATGCCGCCGGAAGTGCAAGCTAGAATTTTTGAGCCATCTTTTACAACTAAACCTGTGGGTAAGGGAACTGGTCTAGGATTAGCGATTAGCTACCAAATCATTGTCGATAAACATAATGGACACATCCGCTGTTCGTCAATTTCTGGTCAGGGAACGAAGTTTGTGATTACTCTACCAATTTAG
- a CDS encoding ornithine carbamoyltransferase has translation MAVLIGRDVLSLADFSPTELQEILELAGKLKSQQLKLRCNKVLGLLFSKASTRTRVSFTVAMYQLGGQVIDLHPNVTQVSRGEPIQDTARVLDRYLDILAIRTFAQQDLEIFANYAKIPVINALTDAEHPCQILADLLTIQECFGKLAGLTLTYVGDGNNVANSLMLGCALTGMNVRVATPQGFEPDAKIVEQARAIAGGKTEVMLTYDPELASKDASVLYTDVWASMGQEQEADDRMPIFQPYQISEQLLSLADQDAIVLHCLPAHRGEEITEEVIEGSQSRVWDQAENRLHAQKALLASILGAE, from the coding sequence ATGGCAGTGTTAATCGGACGAGATGTATTAAGTCTGGCGGACTTCAGTCCAACGGAACTTCAAGAAATTCTGGAATTGGCTGGTAAGCTTAAATCTCAACAGCTAAAGTTGCGGTGTAATAAGGTGTTGGGTTTGCTGTTTTCTAAAGCTTCCACTCGCACGCGTGTGAGTTTTACTGTGGCGATGTATCAACTAGGTGGACAGGTAATCGATTTGCATCCTAATGTTACCCAAGTGAGTCGCGGTGAACCAATTCAAGATACAGCACGGGTACTAGATCGATATTTAGATATTTTGGCTATTCGGACTTTTGCCCAGCAGGATTTAGAAATTTTCGCTAATTATGCCAAAATTCCCGTAATTAATGCGCTGACTGATGCGGAACATCCTTGTCAGATATTGGCTGATTTATTGACGATTCAAGAATGTTTTGGGAAGTTGGCTGGTTTAACTTTAACTTATGTGGGTGATGGAAATAATGTGGCGAATTCTTTGATGCTGGGTTGCGCTTTGACGGGGATGAATGTCAGGGTTGCTACTCCCCAAGGATTTGAACCAGATGCCAAAATTGTAGAACAAGCAAGGGCGATCGCGGGTGGTAAAACTGAAGTTATGCTGACTTATGACCCGGAATTAGCCTCTAAGGATGCTTCTGTACTTTACACTGATGTTTGGGCAAGTATGGGTCAAGAACAAGAAGCTGATGACCGAATGCCAATTTTTCAACCTTATCAAATTTCGGAACAACTGCTGAGTTTGGCTGATCAAGATGCAATTGTTTTACATTGTTTACCAGCCCATCGCGGCGAGGAAATTACTGAAGAAGTAATTGAAGGTTCACAGTCACGAGTTTGGGATCAGGCCGAAAATCGTCTCCACGCACAAAAAGCTTTGCTGGCTAGTATTTTGGGGGCGGAATGA
- a CDS encoding SOS-response transcriptional repressor, LexA produces MYLLATIIMERLTEAQQELYEWLAEYIRTHQHSPSIRQMMQGMNLKSPAPIQSRLEHLRNKGYIEWTEGKARTIRVLHPVKQGVPILGNIAAGGLIEPYTEAVDYLDFGNFALPPQTYALRVTGDSMIEDLIADGDVVFLRPVIEPDQLKNGTIVAARVDGYGNTLKRFYRNGDRVTLQPANQKYSPIEVLAMQVQVQGSLVGVWRGYN; encoded by the coding sequence TTGTATTTACTTGCAACAATTATTATGGAAAGACTAACAGAAGCGCAACAAGAATTATATGAATGGTTGGCAGAATATATCCGAACGCACCAACATTCTCCTTCAATTCGACAAATGATGCAAGGGATGAATTTGAAGTCGCCAGCACCTATTCAAAGTCGCTTAGAACATTTAAGAAATAAAGGCTACATTGAATGGACTGAAGGTAAAGCCCGCACAATCCGGGTTTTGCATCCAGTCAAACAAGGTGTACCCATTTTAGGCAATATTGCGGCTGGTGGTTTAATTGAGCCTTACACGGAGGCTGTAGATTATTTAGATTTTGGCAACTTTGCTTTACCGCCACAAACCTATGCTTTGCGGGTGACAGGCGACAGTATGATAGAAGATTTAATTGCTGATGGCGATGTGGTATTTTTACGACCAGTCATAGAACCAGATCAGTTAAAAAATGGCACAATTGTTGCAGCAAGGGTGGATGGTTACGGTAATACATTAAAACGTTTTTACCGCAATGGCGATCGCGTCACTCTCCAACCTGCTAACCAAAAGTATAGCCCCATTGAAGTTTTAGCTATGCAGGTACAGGTTCAAGGTTCTCTTGTTGGCGTTTGGCGTGGATATAACTGA